A region from the Corticium candelabrum chromosome 14, ooCorCand1.1, whole genome shotgun sequence genome encodes:
- the LOC134190193 gene encoding zinc finger MYM-type protein 1-like — translation MSAGDSCHSSSSVSLSSDKNTKRKGQKLLTTFLRSRTSLQPESSHSKSLSSFCTSRFDDTASSIVTVTVSTSTTASESGPKDSVCHAFDPCRGPTACSVTNGPYQPCAKELPHGKFPQTKSGTCNRSFQPHWYTQFCWLEYSPAADSAFCFPCRLTVKHNLDKQGCPDQAFVSRGFRKWKSAVADMRRHEESLSHISNVGVWKNSQQQDATRGSVMQQLSTAYQTQVELNRRNLRKIFEVIFLMGRQNIPLRGHDESKDSHNRGNLLEFLEYLSRYCPDLKRHLEGNFHYVSPKSQNDMLKLIASNIQKRITTAVKHCGFFGLICDESQDISRVEQMSVNVRFVTDSLNVEERFLGFWPLKGTDGESLFQQLTQVLLETGLSMSMVRAQCYDGASSMCGKHSGLATRLQEVEKKAGYVHCHAHRLNLSLQNSCENVTDVRNVLGAVSSLYNLLEGSAKRHEKFQDVQRRQNEGKGPQAVLQRPCHTRWGSRHAAVHTVRQQFASILIALDELSDDAAIGSEAHCLLTVVSSFNFLFYVSVLDTLLGLISHLSQYLQGENVDLQAAKRSADSVIATLQSFRTNESFENFWQSSEKESKAKNLTPPALLRARRPSHRIDERSTTQYQPLSPKERYRQAYYELLDIMVSDLTRRFCSKDYRVFCGIEKLLSESVSLSAPDQSLVSEILHFYTGDFDNTQFTSEIRVFYNYSKLHFSKDVVETGNIGALARQFVSLRCTELFPQVFKLFKLFLCIPATSSTAERSFSALRRLKSWLRTRMADERLRSLALMCFECDIAKELESNIDDLVSQFGALCDRRLPLQ, via the exons ATGTCAGCGGGAGACAGCTGTCACAGCAGCAGCTCTGTCAGCCTCAGCAGCGACAAGAACACAAAGCGGAAAGGACAGAAACTCCTTACCACCTTTCTAAG ATCAAGAACTTCCCTGCAGCCAGAGTCGTCTCACTCCaagtctttgtcatctttttGTACGTCAAGGTTCGACGATACAGCTAGTTCTAtcgtgactgtgactgtctcTACTAGTACTACTGCTAGTGAATCTGGCCCGAAAGATTCTGTGTGTCATGCGTTTGATCCTTGCCGAGGTCCAACTGCTTGTTCTGTGACCAATGGCCCGTATCAACCTTGTGCAAAAGAACTGCCGCATGGGAAATTTCCTCAGACGAAATCTGGCACTTGTAATAGGTCCTTTCAACCACACTGGTACACACAATTTTGCTGGCTTGAGTACAGCCCTGCAGCGGATTCCGCGTTCTGCTTTCCTTGTCGGCTGACAGTAAAGCATAACCTGGATAAACAAGGTTGTCCAGACCAAGCGTTCGTGAGTAGAGGTTTCAGGAAGTGGAAGTCAGCAGTAGCTGACATGAGGCGTCACGAGGAATCTTTGAGTCATATTTCAAATGTTGGAGTGTGGAAGAATAGCCAACAGCAGGATGCAACCAGAGGAAGTGTTATGCAACAGTTGAGTACAGCCTACCAGACACAAGTAGAGCTGAACAGACGCAATTTACGTAAAATTTTTgaagtaatttttttaatggGAAGACAAAACATCCCATTGAGAGGCCACGATGAATCTAAAGATTCTCACAACAGAGGAAATCTGCTGGAATTTCTTGAATATCTGTCACGGTACTGCCCTGACTTAAAACGCCATTTGGAAGGAAACTTTCACTACGTaagccccaaaagccaaaacGACATGTTGAAACTCATTGCATCTAACATTCAGAAGAGAATTACGACAGCTGTCAAACACTGCGGCTTCTTTGGACTAATATGTGACGAGTCACAAGACATATCAAGGGTAGAACaaatgtctgtcaatgtaAGGTTTGTAACAGACAGCCTGAATGTAGAGGAGAGGTTTCTTGGATTTTGGCCTTTAAAAGGTACTGACGGAGAAAGTCTGTTTCAGCAACTGACGCAAGTTTTGCTTGAGACGGGCCTATCAATGTCTATGGTACGGGCACAGTGTTATGATGGAGCGTCAAGCATGTGCGGGAAGCACTCAGGTTTAGCTACCAGGCTTCAGGAGGTCGAGAAGAAAGCTGGATATGTGCATTGCCATGCCCACAGATTGAACCTCAGTCTTCAAAACAGCTGCGAGAACGTTACAGATGTGCGAAACGTTCTAGGTGCTGTTTCCAGTCTCTATAATTTACTTGAAGGATCAGCCAAGAGACATGAAAAGTTTCAAGATGTGCAACGAAGACAGAACGAAGGAAAGGGCCCGCAAGCAGTACTCCAACGACCATGTCATACTAGGTGGGGTTCCAGGCACGCAGCAGTCCATACTGTTAGGCAACAGTTTGCATCAATTCTGATTGCTCTGGACGAACTCTCTGACGATGCTGCGATCGGAAGTGAAGCTCACtgtttactgactgttgtatcttcattcaattttctcttctatGTGTCCGTTCTAGACACTCTACTAGGATTAATCTCTCATCTATCCCAGTACCTGCAGGGAGAGAACGTAGATCTTCAGGCAGCAAAAAGATCAGCTGATAGCGTCATTGCTACTCTACAAAGTTTCAGAACAAATGAAAGTTTTGAGAATTTCTGGCAGTCATCGGAGAAAGAGAGTAAAGCAAAAAACCTGACTCCACCAGCTCTCCTTCGAGCTCGTCGACCTTCTCACCGAATTGACGAACGAAGCACGACCCAATATCAGCCACTGTCACCAAAAGAACGTTATCGACAAGCATATTATGAATTATTGGATATCATGGTATCAGACCTAACTCGACGCTTTTGTAGCAAAGATTACCGTGTGTTCTGTGGAATTGAGAAGTTGTTGTCCGAGTCAGTCTCGTTATCGGCGCCAGATCAGTCGCTTGTGAGTGAGATATTACACTTTTACACAGGTGACTTTGACAACACTCAGTTCACGTCTGAAATAAGAGTATTTTACAATTATTCTAAACTGCACTTTTCTAAAGACGTTGTGGAGACCGGCAACATAGGTGCTCTTGCTCGTCAGTTTGTTTCTCTCCGTTGCACAGAATTGTTTCCCcaagtcttcaaactgttcaagttgtttctcTGCATTCCTGCTACATCTTCAACTGCAGAGCGGTCGTTTTCTGCTCTAAGGCGACTAAAATCATGGCTGCGAACTAGGATGGCTGACGAGCGCCTCCGGTCCCTTGCTCTGATGTGCTTCGAATGCGACATTGCTAAGGAACTGGAGAGTAATATTGATGATCTTGTTTCACAATTTGGTGCTCTTTGTGACAGACGTCTTCCTCTACAATAG
- the LOC134190227 gene encoding polyglutamylase complex subunit TTLL1-like has product MKYSLISDILNIVIPGRDIPDVRWNKIPAKKALGNFDVLYDEELERLAHLSDTADGRDGKSRAAAVGRSQTCKDGKKQLANHVKMK; this is encoded by the exons ATGAAATACAGTCTCATCAGTGACATACTCAACATCGTTATTCCAGGACGAGACATTCCTGA CGTTCGATGGAACAAAATTCCTGCCAAGAAAGCTCTTGGTAACTTTGATGTATT gtatgatgaagagttggagaggCTTGCTCATCTGTCTGATACTGCAGATGGTCGTGATGGGAAATCGAGAGCAGCAGCTGTAGGACGCAGTCAAACTTGCAAAGATGGGAAGAAGCAGCTAGCTAACCATGTGAAAATGAAATGA
- the LOC134189844 gene encoding polyglutamylase complex subunit TTLL1-like has product MFVYLTNVSIQKHAEKSNDSHGGKWSIHNLKMYLEGTRGKEANDKLWDDIPWLIVHSLKAIQPVMASDRHCFECYGYDITIDTALKPWLIEVMHLRHSHRRLQQTES; this is encoded by the exons ATGTTCGTTTACCTCACAAACGTGTCGATTCAAAAACACGCT GAGAAATCTAATGACAGTCATGGTGGCAAATGGTCGATACATAACCTCAAGATGTACTTGGAAGGAACAAGAGGAAAAGAG GCGAATGATAAACTGTGGGATGACATTCCTTGGCTTATCGTTCACTCGTTGAAGGCCATACAGCCTGTGATGGCTAGTGATCGGCATTGCTTTGAGTGTTACGG ctaTGATATCACGATTGACACAGCTCTCAAACCGTGGCTAATAGAG GTGATGCATCTCCGTCACTCACATCGACGACTGCAGCAGACAGAGTCATGA
- the LOC134189366 gene encoding uncharacterized protein LOC134189366, with the protein MGISTGSVNKCLSRLCHVTNLIVMCRWAQELRFYCTTSHHNRVVHFKTNNRNIIQTAYDGKKHFSVSDWSSKTEKLTGHTAHIPDATNSVWAVSHQTAGFTDFPFYHSAHGAYTWGIAPKYGSGRFECDDYPNNYNYDTLHHVFVRD; encoded by the exons ATGGGAATATCCACAGGGTCAGTAAACAAATGTTTGTCAAggttatgtcacgtgaccaatctGATTGTTATGTGTAGGTGGGCACAAGAGTTGAGattttactgtacaacaaGCCACCACAACAGAGTCGTTcattttaaaacaaacaacagaaatattattcAAACTGCTTATGATGGAAAGAAACATTTCTCTGTGTCAGACTGGAG CTCAAAAACTGAAAAGTTGACTGGACACACAGCACACATTCCAGATGCAACCAACTCTGTATGGGCTGTTAGTCATCAAACAGCAGGATTTACAGACTTTCCTTTTTACCATAGTGCACATGGTGCCTACACTTGGGGAATTGCACCCAAATATGGATCAGGTCGATTTGAGTGTGATGACTATccaaacaactacaattatGACACTCTCCACCATGTGTTTGTCAGAGACTAG
- the LOC134190412 gene encoding angiopoietin-2-like — MLLLYELVVYISVCLLAVTGGGRAAPAIAEVRLTFTPGPCSNDTLRWNRKTRMLEICNGIEWVGVSGCSKLKGSKSFPGASCKDIQQQGVEENGIYWIQPPGSNFPFQAYCDMQTDGGGWMLLYAYKHRKGTKYDLVTALPTSPDGYSHQLLNNMGISTGWTQELRFYCTTSHHNRVVHFKTNNRNIIQTAYDGKKHFSVSDCSSKQTEKLTGHTAHLPDATSHIWGGNHQTVGFTEFPFYRGGTYHWGIAPRYSRFECDDYANNYNYDTLHRVFVRD, encoded by the exons ATGCTGCTGTTGTATGAACTCGTGGTCTATATCAGTGTCTGCTTGTTGGCTGTTACTGGTGGAGGTAGAGCCGCACCTGCAATTGCAGAAGTTCGTCTTACTTTTACACCAGGTCCATGCTCAAATGATACACTTCGTTGGAACCGCAAAACACGAATGCTAGAG aTATGCAATGGTATTGAATGGGTTGGAGTCAGTGGATGTTCCAAACTAAAAGGCTCAAAATCCTTCCCTGGAGCATCATGCAAAGACATCCAGCAGCAAGGAGTTGAAGAGAATGGCATTTACTGGATACAACCACCAGGATCTAACTTTCCCTTTCAG GCTTATtgtgacatgcaaacagatggAGGTGGTTGGATGCTGCTGTATGCATATAAACACAGAAAAGGCACTAAATATGATCTCGTTACTGCATTGCCAACCAGCCCTGATGGATACTCACATCAACTGCTCAACAACATGGGAATATCCACAGG GTGGACACAAGAGTTGAGattttactgtacaacaaGCCACCACAACAGAGTCGTTcattttaaaacaaacaacagaaatattattcAAACTGCTTATGATGGAAAGAAACATTTCTCTGTGTCAGACTGCAG CTCAAAACAAACTGAAAAGTTGACTGGACACACAGCACACCTTCCAGATGCAACCAGTCATATTTGGGGTGGTAATCATCAAACAGTAGGATTTACAGAGTTTCCTTTTTACCGTGGTGGTACCTACCATTGGGGAATTGCACCCAGATATAGTCGATTTGAGTGTGATGACTATgcaaacaactacaattatGACACTCTCCaccgtgtgtttgtcagagATTAG